The following is a genomic window from Vicia villosa cultivar HV-30 ecotype Madison, WI unplaced genomic scaffold, Vvil1.0 ctg.000585F_1_1, whole genome shotgun sequence.
CATTCTTTAAAAATAAACATGAAGACATGCTTTAAAAACTTGCATTTAATAAAAGAATGAAAGGAATAATAAAAAGTCCAAAATAAAAACCCAACAAATCATAATCTGATAGTATGAAATGCAAGTTCGGATCAGgtatacaaacaaacaacaatcaaGCCTTATATCGCACTAAGTGAAGTCAGTAACATGGATTAACAATATTAGTAAACCTCGTTAACATTAGCAAATATTGTTTTGACAGACAGTATCAAAATATTGTGCATGAATTTCAGTCAATAATCGTCTTATTGTTCCAAAAGATGGtcactttaaaaaatatatatatcgcATTTTTCTTCGCATTTTGTAGTATTTGATAAGTCTACTTCTGGAAGGCTGTAAGAGTAGATGACATATGAGCTTACTCATTTTTATCCATTCAGAGTAGATTACATATGAGCTTACGCAATTTAACCCTGTATATAAAAAAAGAGCCTTCAGAGTCTTTTGTCCAAAGAGTGAATTGCATGatctatatatatatttaaccatCTTtatcacatccattgcataatatTCATTCACAACATAAATCGCTATGGCTACTTCACTTCCCCAATCATCACCGCTTCAGGACAGAGTCGCAATCGTCACCGGCTCCTCCCGCGGCATCGGCAAAGACATCGCACTTCACCTCGCTTCACTCGGCGCCAAACTCGTCATCAACTACTCCTCCAACTCAGACCATGCTGACTCAGTCACTGCTCAGATCAACGCAAACCACGCCACTCCACGAGCCATAACCGTCCGCGCCGACGTGTCAGATCCGGAGGCCGTCAAGTCTCTCTTCGACTCCGCTGAAGAAGCCTTCAACTCGCCTGTTCACATACTCGTAGTTTCCGCCGGCATCGCCGACGGAAAGTTACCGAGCATAGCAAACACAACGGTTGAATCCTTCGATCGCATCATGAGCGTGAACGCAAGAGGATCGTTTCTCTGCGCGAAAGAAGCGGCCAACAGGCTAAAACGCGGCGGCGGAGGGAGAATCATACTTCTGACGAGTTCATTAGCAGCAGCTTTTAAGCCAGGTTACGGTGCGTACACAGCGTCAAAGGCGGCGGTGGAAGCCATGACAAAGATTCTAGCGAAGGAGCTGAAGGGGACGGGGATTACCGCGAATTGCGTGGCGCCGGGACCTGTTGCGACGGAGATGTTCTTGGAAGGGAAGACGGAGGAGACGGTGAAGATAATTGCGGAAGGTAATCCGTTTGGTAGAATTGGTGAGACCAAAGATATTTCACCTGTTGTTGGATTTTTAGCAACAGATTCTGCTGAATGGATCAACGGTCAAATTATTCGTGTCAACGGTGGCTATGTTTAGTTCTTCCACGAGTTTGGGTGCCttgttatataaataaatagGTGAAGACGATTTCAAAATTCTTGGTTTGGCATATTTTCTTCTTGTTCACTGTACATCAATATTATGAAAGTTTGTAAAAATTTGTTGAATAAAGATGTACTTTTCTTGTCATTCGTATAATCCCAACTTCTTGGCTCATAATTTACATGAATTCAACTTTCGCgggattttttaaaaaataatttatgtgtTTTCTTAACTCTGAGGTTTGGTAACCTTTGATTTGACTGTGGTTGCATCGTTAGGCATAATTTTCATAGGAATATTGGGATTCAATGATATGGATTcaacaagaaaaataagaaaCTTGTACATCAAGAGTAATATTTAACACTCCCTCTCAAGTTGGACTATGGATGTCACACAAGCCTAATTTGGACGTGTTGGCAAagaaaggtgtttgatgaaaaggCTTGGTAAAGGCATATGTAAGGTGATTCGAGCTATTGACTGGTAGAAGAAGAATGAGTTTGTTTTGGATTTTCACTCGAATGACATGTCAATTTATTTCTATATGTTTGCTTCTTTCATGAAAAGTCGGGTTATGTGTCAAGTATATAGTTAATTTGCTATCACAATAGATGAGCTTCTTCAATAAGGCTTGTAGTCATACTTGAGTCACCCATTCTAGGGGGAATATAGAATATGTAGGGTAGAAAAGacctttaaaattttttttagtgCTTACTTCTTAAGAATAGTATCATCATTGCACCAAATACCACTTGGAAGATGAAGGTAATGGACTTTATTTCTCTTATGCCTGATTATTGTCGTGGTATGAAAAAATTTGGTGTTCTGATCTCTCAAATTAATTCAATCATCTCTAGCCTTTTAATACCAATGAATATCTTATTACGCAAGGATCTCATCATACTCCTGTTGAAGCCCTTGTTGGAGATAAACTAGTCTTGTCGAATCTATTCTCTCCAAAGAGTATTGGATACTCCTGAGTCTCTTCTCAATGTTGTGCTTCCATTTCCTGATAATGACAAAAGCTTCTTTATTAAAAAGGATAGAATTATGTTGCACATTTTTTAGACAAGATACAATGTCATATGGGGATTTCCCTCAAATAGTCTAGATCATATTGGAATATTTCGGGTGAGTGATTCAAGTTGCCTCAAACCTAAAAGAACACGGCCCATGGTCTTGGAAGGGAAGGTCACACCTAAGGAGAattaggttgtgatcagaatgAAATTTACACAACACCTCAACATATGCATCAGAGAAAGCCATGCGCCAAGCAACATCGACCAAGGCCCTATCCAATTTGAGATAGACCATTTGATTATCAGTACAAGACCTATTCCAAATGAATTTTCCACCAGACATGTCTACTTCAATTAAACTACATTTATCAACGACATTCGACAAAGAAGCTGCCCTAGAATGATTAAAATTATCTCCTTTTTGTTCACTTGGATGAATGATGTCGTAAAAGCCTCCAATTAACATTCAAGTACCATCAATAGTGTTCCTTCGGTCAATATTGTGGAGCCACTAGTCAAGACGAGAATTGTACATGAAACTAGCATAAGTTCTAGTTACATGCAAAGAGGAAGTTCCCAATGATAGCTTGATAGTAATTGTATCCATAAAGACATCGTGCACGACAATTATAATGTTACTACCATTCTGATTTAACACCTAAATTCTCCCGAGTTGACCATGTGCATCCACATGGTAAACACTCACTTATCCAGCTCTGTCCAAGAAGGACATGGTCTTATGAAAACCAATGTGTGTTTCTATAATGATTAAAAATATTGGAGAGTGTTTTCTAATCAAATCCATCACGTGTCTTTCAGCCTTATTATTAGAGGCTCCCCAGATATTCTAGGAAAGAAGAGTGACTTCTTTGAAACCTAACATAATTAATCAAGTAGATAGAGGTGTCAAAGCAAATCTCGGACATGAGACAATTTACTTAACAGGCTCCCATTCAATGGGAGTTTCACGAACAACTTACTCTTCTTGAGTAACACCCTTATCCATATCAAATTGGTTATTTCCATCTGCCTAACTTATTGTCGGTTCAAAATGTGGAATATTGTATTGTGTGATGGTCTCCAAACTCAATTTTATAATGAGGATGATGAAGGTGTATTTAGCTGTGCTAGGCACACCCTTTTGTATTTAGCCGTGCTAGGTACACTAATAGCATGACGTGGTTCCAAAATGGGAGACTTGGCCTTGGTGCGTGGGTTCTCTCTACCAGTTGGCTAACATGCGTCTGAAGTGGATCCACTCTTATCAAATTTTCGTTTCTTGGAAACTGCGTCAAATTGATTGGGTCCAGCAGTTTTGCTGTCAGCGCTTATTCCTTTTAAGAAAGCATCAATCCCCTTGATTTTAGAACTCATTGGATCTCTGAGCGCATTATAGGATAAAAATTTCCTGGACAATAATTGACTCTTTTGTTGTGTTTTTTCCTATGCACCACCAGCAAATTACCATGAACAAAATTTATTTCTCCAGATTCTTTTGTTACAATTTTGACGCCATCTTCCCGCACTTCGTAATGCAGTTCTGTTAGTCTTTGCTTATAAACATCATCAAAGGTATTGTTATGTATCTTAACAAGAGTACCTGCAACATATGTCAAACCAAGAAGGACACTTTCGTCGTAATATAATAAGTTAAGCCTTAAAAATTGAATCCAAACCAGAATTTTCTCCACTTTTACAAGAGGGAATGCAAAGTCAAGAGTCCATAGAGCCACTGACAAATAATGGTCAAACAACATCCACGGGCCTTCTAACATAATTTTTCCCTGTCTACGAGTAGTTCGCACTTGACCATAGAGAAACCATTGTTAACGTCCATGATCTCAAAACCTCCAGTAATATTCCACACCTTCTTCAATCTATCCTTCATTAAATGATAGCCAATGTTTTTCTCAAGAGTTTAATGAATGATAAGTGTCAAATGTAGTTATTTTTGTGTATAGTTTTGCGGCCCTTATCTTCTCTTTTCCTCAATTTATACgcgttttagtgtatattacataaatacgtatactttgtgtttaatcgagtttttgatttatttatgtaccgtttgatagttttctattcattttgtaggtatttatgcgtaTTTGGAGTATgagtaataaagtgtcgaagacacgacttcaaacgcgcgattttgagcaacggaaCCAATTCATCAACGAATAAGACTcacaatcaaataataaaaaatcatcaatttggttgatattttgtcatttttatatGGGAAATTGAATAagatttccaacgcttcgaactggatgcaaatcggagttacggttctcaagttatggccaaaacaatGATGTTGCTACTGGTGACGTTCGTCCGGTGAATGACAGGCTCGCCTGGCGAATCTGGCAGGACAGAAGTGCGTTAAAAGGggtaaaaacacattttttaggttatggttttgggttatttgttcccaactccatcaacctttattttttggtagagagaggcttagaaacatcaaatggggttgcatcttgatgatcggaggtcgaatttttcatcaatttgcgttgacaaaccaagacatgtttggttcctcttcttcttttctctttatatactctattttgttgggtATGTTTGTCTATTTACTTTGAACATATGTATATGTATTGATCATgatgttgtataatatatttgctttacaaatcattattgatgtcttccttaatctttttgcatttatgtttggatttggattGTTATAGACTTATACcttacaaatcttgattagggatggatttctattagtttctagattctagagatagatttagagctaataaaCTTTATGAGTGTCTAAGCTTAATGCGTATGTGttagttgtgtcggttgagagatcgtcggtaCAAATGATATGGATGTCTGCTGTGTTGTTGAAGTTGGCTGAGAGATTGTCGCcaagatgatatagtagttctctctactttgggttagaaatgacttagggtgtgagcgatgcttgatgactttgacgagtattgtaggttgagtgcaactggtcaataagtttaagtttgtgataagTAGATTTTATGCATGCTTGATAAGTTTCTTCTCTCtgaaaaatgaattctttttatgttcatatctacttttatatttttatgctttaaagaattcaatccaaactcataactttggaaactgttgaacgacgGTTCAATGCACTAGTtcatgtggagacgataatttctcggataaatatttccaaaactttttttgcttgccgctttaccgcttcaacaatgaCTAACTCCTCCTTCCAAGCGTTGCACAATTCTTGAAAATGTTTCTCATCCATTGTGACCTTTGATAGCAATATATTTTTTGCTTCAAGAGAGACTTTCATAAGTTTCAAGAGAGACTTTCATAAGTCTCTTTTCAATCAGGTCCACTATCTCTTTCACAGTAGTGTCTCCTTTATTGAGAATATTCCAGAACAACGGTCTAAGAAGCTTAGTTATACTTCAATCTGATGGCTTGACCAGCATCAGCGAAGTGGAAGCAGCGAAAACAAATGACTCGATGCGAAAACTCtatcattattaaaaaattattagtatTAATGTGGCTATATAAAATAACCACCAaaaactctctcttctctctcaattctctctaaTAAATTGCATTTTTACTATAGAATTAATATTCTGGTTTAATgtctttaaataaaatttaatgtataattaaaaaaatttaataatcaagttttaaaaaatatatgccTAATTAACTCATATTTCAAGAAAATTATCCCAATAACCATGTTTGGAGGTGTTCTACACCTAGGCGCCATTCCATATGGCGCctctttcttttttaaaaattttttcaGTTACCTGAGGATTTACCTGCAGATTTagtgttacctgcggatttatatATAgactaaatattaaaatattcagCAGGTAAATTTGCAGATAAATCCGCAAGTAACACTAAATCCACAGGTAActggaaaaatttaaaaaaaaaggaggCGCTATATGGAATGTCGCCTACGTGTGAAACCCCCCAAACATGGTTATTGGGATAATTTTCTTGAAATATGGGTTAGTTACTTagttatgtatatttttttaaaacattgttattaaaaaaaatttccctATGTACTGTCATGTAAAATTTTGTAAACGATCTTTACATCACAATCAttcacaaatattttttataaataatttaaataaaaattaaattttaataaacatttaATGATCACGACTGACTGCGTAAAACTGTTTTATACTGTCAGTTATCAATTAAATTCtagttatataaattaattaattaatagataaataaaatacgttatattttaaagtatataatataatattttaagagTGTGAATTTATAAGACAAactattttgatatatttttataaaaatacgtTTAAATATCTTTTCTCCAAATATTTCCACCATTTAATGAGAGAAGATGTTGACGTGGGTCACATATCTTCCCCTCTTTCCAACCAAATTTGAAGGGAAAAATAATAAATG
Proteins encoded in this region:
- the LOC131629601 gene encoding NADPH-dependent aldehyde reductase-like protein, chloroplastic, with translation MATSLPQSSPLQDRVAIVTGSSRGIGKDIALHLASLGAKLVINYSSNSDHADSVTAQINANHATPRAITVRADVSDPEAVKSLFDSAEEAFNSPVHILVVSAGIADGKLPSIANTTVESFDRIMSVNARGSFLCAKEAANRLKRGGGGRIILLTSSLAAAFKPGYGAYTASKAAVEAMTKILAKELKGTGITANCVAPGPVATEMFLEGKTEETVKIIAEGNPFGRIGETKDISPVVGFLATDSAEWINGQIIRVNGGYV